The Oscillospiraceae bacterium genome contains a region encoding:
- a CDS encoding ribulose-phosphate 3-epimerase codes for MTQLSPSILAADFAALGAQCAAALAAGADMLHFDVMDGHFVPNISFGVPVLESLHKTLPGAFYDVHLMISRPLDYVQPFAKAGAGCITFHLESESDAAATIAAIHAAGCKAGLSIKPGTPAQRVLPYLDELDLVLVMSVEPGFGGQKFQPGALDKLRMLRAECAARGVRPWLEVDGGVDETTAPACVAAGADLLVAGSAVFGRPDLAAAVAALKNL; via the coding sequence ATGACCCAGCTCAGCCCCTCGATCCTGGCGGCGGATTTTGCCGCGCTGGGCGCCCAATGCGCCGCAGCGCTGGCCGCCGGGGCGGACATGCTGCATTTCGATGTGATGGACGGCCATTTTGTGCCGAATATCAGCTTTGGCGTGCCGGTGCTGGAAAGCCTGCACAAAACCCTGCCCGGGGCGTTTTACGATGTACACCTGATGATCAGCCGCCCGCTGGACTATGTGCAGCCCTTTGCAAAGGCGGGGGCCGGCTGCATTACCTTTCACCTGGAAAGCGAGAGCGACGCTGCGGCCACCATTGCCGCCATCCATGCGGCGGGGTGCAAGGCGGGCCTTTCGATAAAGCCCGGCACCCCGGCCCAAAGGGTGCTGCCCTACCTTGACGAGCTGGACCTGGTGCTGGTGATGAGCGTGGAGCCCGGGTTCGGCGGGCAGAAATTCCAGCCCGGGGCGCTGGACAAGCTGCGGATGCTGCGCGCGGAATGCGCTGCGCGCGGCGTCCGCCCCTGGCTGGAGGTGGACGGCGGCGTGGACGAAACCACTGCCCCGGCCTGCGTGGCGGCGGGGGCCGACCTGCTGGTGGCGGGCAGCGCGGTGTTTGGCCGGCCGGATCTGGCGGCTGCGGTGGCCGCACTCAAAAACCTGTAA
- a CDS encoding DNA-binding response regulator, translating into MPSEKILIVDDDQNICELLRLYLDKEGYQTQIAHDGETAIATFESWRPGLVLLDVMMPKMDGWEVCRRIRALGDVPVIMLTAKGETFDKVLGLELGADDYVVKPFDTKEVVARIKAVLRRCAPAENGREGIIQFENLSLDMGRYELKVGGKVVEAPPKELELLAYLAGHPNRVFTRDQLLDEVWGFEYYGDSRTIDVHIKRLREKLEGASEQWCLKTVWGVGYKFEVKD; encoded by the coding sequence ATGCCCAGTGAAAAAATATTGATCGTGGACGACGACCAGAATATCTGCGAGCTGCTTCGGCTGTATCTGGATAAAGAGGGCTACCAGACCCAGATTGCCCATGACGGCGAAACCGCCATTGCCACCTTTGAGAGCTGGCGGCCGGGCCTGGTGCTTTTGGATGTGATGATGCCCAAAATGGACGGGTGGGAGGTTTGCCGCCGCATCCGCGCGCTGGGGGATGTGCCGGTCATCATGCTCACCGCCAAGGGCGAGACCTTTGATAAGGTTCTGGGCCTGGAGCTGGGAGCCGACGATTATGTGGTGAAGCCCTTCGACACCAAGGAGGTGGTGGCCCGCATCAAGGCGGTGCTGCGCCGCTGCGCCCCGGCCGAGAACGGCAGGGAGGGCATCATCCAGTTCGAGAACCTGTCGCTGGATATGGGCCGGTACGAACTCAAGGTGGGTGGCAAGGTGGTGGAGGCCCCGCCCAAGGAGCTGGAATTGCTGGCCTACCTTGCCGGCCACCCCAACCGGGTGTTCACCCGCGACCAGCTGCTGGACGAGGTGTGGGGATTTGAGTATTACGGCGACTCCCGCACCATCGACGTGCACATCAAGCGCCTGCGTGAAAAGCTGGAGGGCGCAAGCGAGCAGTGGTGCCTGAAAACCGTGTGGGGCGTGGGCTACAAGTTTGAAGTAAAGGACTGA
- the rnfE_2 gene encoding electron transport complex subunit RnfE: protein MKLKKALYLSENMDRIARRDRVFLNNPVVMQGMGLAPLVVAATTGRNALMLCVAVLIMLTPTRVIAAVLSRAAVYRFRALTYCLTSSLTYIAAYYAVRALFDVEYLQLGIYLPMLVVEPLIIKRYERPQKERVSVAFKKGLRITCGYALILLLMGCLREVLAARAIFGMPLERLPWALLPIASLPAGGFILLGVVCAVWRSAVNAYKKHVNMEAKRGV from the coding sequence GTGAAGCTTAAAAAAGCGCTGTATCTTTCGGAAAACATGGACCGGATCGCCCGCAGGGACCGGGTATTCTTAAACAACCCCGTGGTTATGCAGGGCATGGGCCTGGCCCCCCTGGTGGTGGCCGCCACCACCGGGCGCAACGCCCTGATGCTGTGCGTGGCGGTGCTGATTATGCTCACCCCCACCCGCGTGATCGCGGCGGTGCTCAGCCGGGCGGCGGTGTACCGCTTCCGGGCGCTGACCTATTGCCTGACCAGTTCGCTCACCTACATCGCGGCGTATTATGCGGTGCGGGCGCTGTTCGACGTGGAGTATTTGCAGCTGGGCATCTACCTGCCTATGCTGGTGGTGGAGCCGCTCATCATCAAGCGGTACGAGCGGCCCCAAAAAGAGCGGGTGAGCGTGGCCTTTAAAAAGGGCCTGCGCATTACCTGCGGCTATGCGCTGATCCTGCTGCTGATGGGCTGCCTGCGGGAGGTGCTGGCCGCCCGGGCCATTTTCGGCATGCCGCTGGAAAGGCTGCCCTGGGCGCTGCTGCCCATTGCCAGCCTGCCCGCCGGCGGGTTTATTCTGCTGGGGGTGGTGTGCGCGGTCTGGCGAAGCGCGGTAAACGCATATAAAAAACATGTGAATATGGAGGCGAAGCGCGGCGTATGA
- the ychF gene encoding ribosome-binding ATPase YchF, whose translation MKLGIVGLPNVGKSTLFNAITSTRNAAAANYPFCTIDPNTGIVAVPDARLDKLAEIWATNKKTPAIVEFVDIAGLVKGASRGEGLGNKFLGNIRECEAIVHVVRCFDGTDIVHVEGAVDPLRDIETIDTELILSDLEVVEARAAKFEKAAKTGDKKAGAAAAWLRALAAHLGEGKNARAFAFDDGDEDQALQLKEMGLLTAKPVIYAANLSEDDLMDGMEANPHYQAVKALASREGAECIPICAKTEEDIADYTPEEKKEFLAEMGIQATGLDNLIKASYHLLGLISFLTDGKKECRAWTIKRGTKAPQAAGKIHSDFERGFIRASVVGYADFEACDYSMAAVKAKGLQRTEGKEYVVQDGDIIEFLFNV comes from the coding sequence ATGAAACTAGGCATCGTGGGCCTGCCCAACGTGGGCAAGAGCACCCTGTTCAACGCCATCACCAGCACCCGGAACGCGGCCGCGGCGAACTACCCCTTCTGCACCATCGACCCCAACACCGGCATCGTGGCCGTGCCCGACGCCCGGCTGGACAAGCTGGCCGAGATCTGGGCCACCAATAAAAAGACCCCCGCTATTGTGGAGTTTGTGGACATTGCGGGCCTTGTAAAGGGCGCGTCCCGGGGCGAGGGGCTGGGCAACAAGTTTTTGGGCAACATCCGCGAGTGCGAGGCAATTGTACATGTGGTGCGCTGCTTCGACGGCACCGACATCGTGCACGTGGAGGGCGCGGTGGACCCTCTGCGGGATATTGAAACCATCGACACAGAGCTGATCCTCAGCGATCTGGAGGTGGTGGAGGCCCGGGCCGCCAAATTTGAAAAGGCCGCCAAGACCGGCGACAAAAAGGCCGGCGCCGCCGCCGCATGGCTGCGGGCGCTGGCTGCCCACCTGGGCGAGGGCAAAAACGCCCGCGCCTTTGCCTTCGACGACGGCGACGAGGACCAGGCCCTGCAGCTCAAGGAGATGGGGCTGCTCACCGCAAAGCCGGTGATCTACGCCGCCAACCTCAGCGAGGACGACCTGATGGACGGCATGGAGGCAAACCCCCACTACCAGGCCGTGAAAGCGCTGGCCTCGCGCGAGGGGGCCGAGTGCATTCCCATCTGCGCCAAGACCGAGGAAGACATCGCCGACTACACCCCCGAAGAAAAAAAGGAATTTTTGGCCGAGATGGGCATCCAGGCTACCGGCCTGGACAACCTGATCAAGGCCAGCTACCACCTGCTGGGGCTCATCAGCTTTTTGACCGACGGCAAAAAGGAGTGCCGCGCCTGGACCATCAAGCGCGGCACCAAGGCCCCTCAGGCGGCGGGCAAGATCCACTCGGACTTTGAGCGGGGCTTTATCCGGGCAAGCGTGGTGGGCTACGCCGACTTCGAGGCCTGCGATTACAGCATGGCCGCCGTAAAGGCCAAGGGCCTGCAGCGCACCGAGGGCAAAGAGTACGTGGTGCAGGATGGCGACATCATCGAATTTTTGTTCAACGTGTAA
- the rlmA gene encoding 23S rRNA (guanine(745)-N(1))-methyltransferase — translation MNRSAFCCPVCGGALAHTGGALRCCKGHSFDLAKEGYAHLLPASRMRSKAPGDSKEMVAARHAFLQSGAYAPFAEALAGLCAAAPAAGKELHILDAGCGEGYYDAAVCAALAGAGRLFCLAGWDIAKPAVRLAAKRRLPCAEFAVASSFAAPVAGGWADLALNVFSPFARSEFLRCLAPGGRLIYAVPTADHLMGLKAVLYDRPYENPVRQIGYEGFIQTGEQEVKAQLRAEGAQVQALFAMTPYYWKTPADGAARLARQTVLETPIGFRFLVFQKQS, via the coding sequence ATGAACCGGTCGGCTTTTTGCTGCCCGGTATGCGGCGGCGCGCTGGCCCACACGGGCGGCGCGCTGCGCTGCTGTAAAGGGCACAGCTTCGATCTGGCAAAGGAGGGGTATGCGCATCTTCTGCCTGCCAGCCGCATGCGCAGCAAAGCCCCGGGCGACAGCAAAGAGATGGTGGCGGCCCGCCATGCCTTTTTGCAGAGCGGGGCTTATGCCCCTTTTGCAGAGGCGTTGGCCGGCCTGTGCGCCGCAGCCCCGGCAGCGGGCAAAGAACTGCACATTCTGGATGCGGGCTGCGGCGAGGGCTACTATGACGCGGCGGTGTGCGCCGCGCTGGCTGGCGCGGGCCGGCTGTTTTGCCTTGCCGGGTGGGACATTGCAAAGCCCGCCGTGCGCCTGGCCGCGAAGCGGCGCCTGCCCTGCGCCGAGTTTGCCGTGGCCAGCAGCTTTGCCGCACCTGTGGCGGGCGGCTGGGCGGATTTGGCGCTGAATGTATTTTCGCCTTTTGCGCGCAGTGAGTTTTTGCGCTGCCTTGCCCCGGGCGGCCGCCTTATCTATGCGGTGCCCACCGCGGACCACCTGATGGGGCTGAAGGCGGTGTTGTACGACCGGCCTTATGAGAACCCGGTCCGGCAGATCGGGTACGAGGGTTTTATTCAGACAGGGGAACAGGAGGTAAAGGCGCAGCTGCGTGCCGAGGGCGCGCAGGTACAGGCCCTGTTTGCCATGACCCCTTATTACTGGAAGACCCCGGCAGACGGCGCCGCCCGCCTGGCACGGCAAACGGTGCTGGAAACCCCCATCGGCTTCCGGTTTTTGGTGTTTCAAAAGCAGAGCTGA
- the rnfA gene encoding electron transport complex subunit A: MSNVIEACGVFFFYAVAAVFAQNAVFSRALGVSRLVKLVEDSTVDTLTFGGLMCLIQLIAAPLAHYANRWIQPLPFRGAIRPLVFVLCSTAAFLVVLALVLLVFRLQNAKQVVAVLPMATFNSAVMGMLLITATQSFTLLQTLGFALGSGVGYMMAVVIVTEGQRKLRSRSVPAAFKGLPVTLLYIGILSLAIYGFTGHRPSI; this comes from the coding sequence ATGAGTAATGTGATCGAGGCCTGCGGCGTCTTCTTCTTTTACGCGGTGGCGGCGGTATTCGCCCAAAACGCCGTGTTCAGCCGCGCGCTGGGCGTATCGCGCCTGGTAAAGCTGGTTGAGGACTCGACCGTGGACACCCTGACCTTCGGCGGGCTGATGTGCCTGATCCAACTGATTGCGGCGCCCCTGGCGCACTATGCCAACCGGTGGATCCAGCCGCTCCCGTTCCGGGGGGCGATCCGGCCGCTAGTGTTCGTGCTGTGCAGCACGGCGGCATTTTTGGTGGTGCTGGCGCTGGTGCTGCTGGTTTTTCGGCTGCAAAACGCAAAGCAGGTGGTGGCTGTGCTGCCCATGGCCACCTTTAACAGCGCGGTGATGGGCATGCTGCTGATCACCGCCACCCAAAGTTTTACCCTGCTGCAGACCCTGGGGTTTGCCCTGGGCAGCGGCGTGGGTTACATGATGGCGGTGGTGATTGTGACCGAGGGGCAGCGGAAGCTGCGCAGCCGGTCGGTGCCCGCGGCGTTCAAGGGGCTGCCCGTTACCCTGCTGTACATCGGGATCCTGTCGCTGGCGATCTACGGCTTCACCGGGCACAGGCCTTCCATCTGA
- a CDS encoding thiamine ABC transporter permease translates to MQKTSRKKGLLRRFWPYLKKYRRVLVFDLFCAALTTICDMVLPLIMRYLTNTAMTNLAALTAGAVLRLGGLYLVLRLIDGAANYYMADMGHVMGVYVETDMRRDAFAHLQRLGYTYYSNTKVGQIMGRITNDLFDVTEFAHHCPEEFFIAAIKIAVSFVILCQSSVALTLILFACVPLMAVVSTGINLKVRAAYRRQRVQIGELNARIEDSLLGERVVKAFANEEVEKEKFERDNAAFQAIKKQTYRFMAAFQTSTRLFDGLMYLVVIVAGGLFLVSGRIGAGDMVAYMLYVTTLIATIRRIVEFAEQFQRGMTGIERFCEIMDADVEILDGPGALPLQVQKGCIRFEDVSFEYPDDHNQVLRHVDLEVHPGEKLALVGPSGGGKTTLCNLIPRFYDVTGGRILIDGQDVRSVTLKSLRGAIGVVQQDVYLFSGSVYENIAYGKPGASRQEVEAAARLAGAHEFIAALKDGYDTYVGERGVKLSGGQKQRIAIARVFLKNPPILILDEATSALDNESEVLVGKSLEQLAVGRTTLTIAHRLTTIQHADRILVLGATGIEEQGTHAELLAKQGTYYRLWNGLVNGEEAAPAMQA, encoded by the coding sequence ATGCAGAAAACATCCCGCAAAAAGGGCCTGCTGCGGCGGTTCTGGCCCTACCTGAAAAAATACAGGCGCGTTCTGGTGTTCGACCTGTTCTGCGCCGCCCTCACCACCATCTGCGACATGGTGCTGCCGCTCATCATGCGCTATCTCACCAACACGGCCATGACGAACCTGGCCGCCCTCACGGCGGGCGCGGTGCTGCGGCTGGGGGGGCTTTATCTGGTGCTGCGGCTTATCGACGGCGCGGCCAACTACTACATGGCGGACATGGGCCATGTGATGGGCGTTTATGTGGAGACCGACATGCGCCGCGACGCCTTCGCCCACCTGCAAAGGCTGGGCTATACCTATTACTCCAACACCAAGGTGGGCCAGATCATGGGCCGCATCACCAACGACCTGTTTGATGTGACCGAGTTTGCCCACCACTGCCCGGAGGAATTCTTCATCGCCGCCATCAAGATTGCGGTGAGCTTTGTGATCCTGTGCCAGTCCAGCGTGGCGCTGACCCTCATCCTGTTTGCCTGTGTGCCCCTGATGGCGGTGGTGTCCACCGGCATTAACCTGAAGGTTCGGGCGGCCTACCGCCGCCAGCGGGTACAGATCGGCGAGCTGAACGCCCGCATTGAAGACAGCCTTTTGGGCGAGCGGGTGGTCAAGGCCTTTGCCAACGAGGAGGTGGAAAAGGAAAAGTTCGAGCGGGACAACGCCGCGTTCCAGGCGATCAAAAAACAGACCTACCGCTTCATGGCCGCGTTCCAGACTTCCACCCGCCTGTTTGACGGCCTGATGTACCTGGTGGTAATCGTGGCGGGCGGGCTGTTTTTGGTGAGCGGGCGTATCGGCGCGGGCGATATGGTGGCTTATATGCTGTACGTCACCACCCTGATCGCCACCATCCGCCGCATTGTGGAATTTGCCGAGCAGTTCCAGCGCGGCATGACAGGCATCGAGCGCTTTTGCGAGATCATGGACGCGGACGTGGAGATCCTGGACGGGCCCGGCGCCCTGCCTCTGCAGGTGCAGAAGGGCTGCATCCGGTTTGAGGACGTGAGCTTTGAATACCCCGACGACCACAACCAGGTGCTGCGCCATGTGGACCTGGAGGTGCACCCCGGCGAAAAGCTGGCGCTGGTGGGCCCCTCGGGCGGGGGCAAGACCACCCTGTGCAACCTGATCCCGCGCTTTTATGACGTGACCGGCGGCCGCATTTTGATCGACGGGCAGGACGTGCGCTCGGTGACGCTGAAGAGCCTGCGGGGGGCGATCGGCGTGGTGCAGCAGGACGTGTATCTGTTCAGCGGCAGCGTATACGAAAACATTGCCTACGGCAAACCCGGCGCCTCCCGGCAGGAGGTGGAGGCCGCGGCCCGGCTGGCCGGCGCGCACGAGTTTATCGCTGCGCTTAAGGACGGGTACGACACCTATGTGGGCGAGCGTGGGGTCAAGCTGTCGGGCGGGCAGAAGCAGCGGATCGCCATTGCCCGGGTGTTTTTGAAAAACCCGCCCATCCTGATCCTGGACGAAGCCACCAGCGCGCTGGACAACGAGAGCGAGGTGCTGGTGGGCAAAAGCCTGGAGCAGCTGGCCGTGGGGCGCACCACCCTGACCATTGCCCACCGGCTCACCACCATCCAGCATGCCGAC
- a CDS encoding GntR family transcriptional regulator, with the protein MLRISFGRAAGPGAPPLYEQLYRAVAAQIRAGELAAGERMPGKRSLAGELGLSVNTVDTAYQLLAAEGWLEARPRSGFFVLPYERPLAAAQPPGQAAPTPPLAPAWQYDLSTGGVDTGLFPFRTWGRIQKELLYSQPELLAHGHPQGDGDLRQAIAAYLRAYRGVDCDPGQVVVGAGVEYLLGLVGRLAAGRTAALEDPGYGRPGRILENSGLTCLPVPVDGQGLDPAALAACGADLVYVTPSHQFPTGAVMPAGRRAALLRWAAAAPGRLILEDDYDSEFRFGIRPLPSLQGMAGRDGPVVYLSTFSRSLAPSIRIAYMVLPTHLLEPFRQAFGSYSSTVSRFEQQTLRLFLQRGHYARHLARARGQYKARMLALTGALEAEFGPGALEFYGQHTGLHLLLRCPGAPPEAEMVRAARAAGVRLAGLSAYCRAPAAPTLLDHTVVIGYGALPPEQIVPLAKALKAAWS; encoded by the coding sequence ATGCTCCGGATCTCGTTTGGGCGGGCCGCCGGGCCGGGGGCCCCGCCGCTCTATGAACAGCTGTACCGGGCGGTGGCCGCGCAGATCCGGGCCGGGGAGCTGGCAGCCGGGGAACGGATGCCCGGCAAGCGCAGCCTGGCCGGGGAGCTGGGCCTGAGTGTAAACACGGTAGACACCGCCTATCAGCTGCTGGCCGCCGAGGGCTGGCTGGAAGCGCGGCCGCGCTCGGGCTTTTTTGTGCTTCCCTACGAGCGGCCTCTGGCCGCCGCACAGCCCCCCGGGCAAGCGGCGCCCACCCCGCCGCTCGCCCCCGCCTGGCAATACGATCTTTCCACCGGCGGGGTGGACACGGGCCTGTTCCCCTTCCGCACCTGGGGGCGCATCCAAAAAGAGCTGCTCTACAGCCAGCCCGAATTGCTGGCCCACGGCCATCCCCAGGGGGACGGGGACCTGCGCCAGGCCATTGCCGCCTACCTGCGGGCTTACCGCGGGGTGGACTGCGACCCCGGCCAGGTGGTGGTGGGCGCGGGGGTGGAATACCTTCTGGGCCTGGTGGGCCGCCTTGCGGCCGGGCGCACCGCCGCGCTGGAGGACCCGGGCTATGGCCGGCCCGGGCGCATTCTGGAGAACAGCGGCCTGACCTGCCTGCCGGTGCCGGTGGATGGGCAGGGCCTGGACCCCGCCGCTCTGGCCGCCTGCGGGGCAGACCTTGTATACGTGACCCCCAGCCATCAGTTCCCCACCGGGGCCGTGATGCCGGCCGGGCGCCGGGCCGCCCTGCTGCGCTGGGCTGCCGCGGCCCCCGGCCGCCTGATCCTGGAAGACGACTACGACTCGGAGTTCCGGTTCGGCATCCGCCCCCTGCCAAGCCTGCAGGGCATGGCAGGGCGGGACGGGCCGGTGGTCTATCTCTCCACCTTTTCCCGCAGCCTGGCGCCCAGCATCCGCATTGCTTACATGGTGCTGCCCACCCACCTGTTGGAGCCCTTCCGGCAGGCGTTCGGCAGCTATTCCTCCACCGTGAGCCGGTTTGAGCAGCAGACCCTGCGGCTTTTTTTGCAGCGGGGGCACTATGCGCGCCATCTGGCCAGGGCCAGGGGCCAGTACAAGGCCCGGATGCTCGCCCTCACCGGGGCGCTGGAGGCTGAATTTGGCCCCGGGGCGCTGGAATTTTACGGCCAGCATACCGGGCTGCACCTGCTGCTGCGCTGCCCCGGTGCCCCCCCGGAGGCTGAGATGGTGCGGGCCGCCCGGGCGGCTGGGGTGCGGCTGGCCGGCCTGAGCGCCTACTGCCGCGCGCCCGCCGCCCCCACCCTTCTGGACCACACGGTGGTGATTGGTTATGGCGCACTGCCGCCGGAACAGATCGTCCCGCTGGCCAAAGCTTTAAAAGCCGCCTGGAGCTGA
- a CDS encoding two-component sensor histidine kinase: MRKSISSMYFATTAALLIASTAVMGLIQMYLVMGYFKNDKRESLTDVVNIASTQFQSEAQLREALLQNPDLAQAVQKSMALISETSSTTIFFTDKEGTLVLCSEGAKSANLGKTVPASALRAAESDKGFFETGTLGGLYPGRYYTAGGAVRDGSGGVRGYVFASTSAESLGVFVSDMFSSFILAAGLMLLASSVLAIFFTTRLTTPLRRISEAARKFGGGDFSVRVPVDGDDEVAQLAITFNNMARNLETIDSSRASFMGNIAHELRTPMTSIKGFIDGMLDGTIPDEMRQHYLGLVSQEVGRLTRLIQNMLDISKLEAGEYQVHAQSYDVWESMTGVVFSAEQRIEARRIDIQGLAPQKTMVYADPDLVYQVVYNLLDNAIKFTPEGGFIKFGVQKSGGFVTISVRNSGQGISADALPYVFERFYKEDKSRGLNTRGSGLGLHISKVLVALSGGEIWAESEEGQWCQFSFTLPCDAPASGERRKKAAGR, from the coding sequence TTGCGCAAGAGCATCAGTTCCATGTATTTTGCCACCACCGCGGCGCTGCTGATCGCCAGCACGGCGGTGATGGGGCTCATCCAGATGTATCTGGTCATGGGCTATTTTAAGAATGACAAGCGTGAATCGCTCACCGACGTGGTGAACATCGCCTCCACCCAGTTTCAGAGCGAAGCGCAGCTGCGGGAGGCGCTACTTCAGAACCCGGACCTGGCCCAGGCGGTGCAGAAAAGCATGGCCCTGATCAGCGAGACCAGCAGTACCACCATCTTTTTTACCGACAAAGAGGGAACGCTGGTGCTGTGCAGCGAGGGGGCCAAAAGCGCGAATCTGGGCAAAACGGTGCCCGCCTCCGCGCTGCGTGCCGCCGAGAGCGACAAGGGTTTTTTTGAAACAGGCACCCTGGGCGGGCTGTACCCCGGCCGGTACTACACCGCGGGCGGCGCCGTGCGCGACGGCAGCGGCGGGGTGCGGGGGTATGTGTTCGCCTCCACCAGCGCCGAGAGCCTGGGCGTGTTCGTGAGCGATATGTTTTCCAGCTTTATCCTGGCCGCGGGGCTGATGCTGCTGGCCTCCAGCGTGCTGGCGATCTTTTTCACCACCCGCCTGACCACCCCGCTGCGCAGGATCAGCGAGGCCGCCCGCAAGTTCGGCGGCGGCGATTTCAGTGTGCGGGTGCCGGTGGACGGCGACGACGAGGTGGCCCAGCTGGCGATCACCTTCAACAACATGGCCCGCAACCTGGAGACCATCGATTCCAGCCGCGCCAGCTTTATGGGCAACATCGCCCACGAGCTGCGCACCCCTATGACCAGCATCAAGGGCTTTATCGACGGCATGCTGGACGGCACCATCCCGGATGAGATGCGCCAGCATTACCTGGGCCTGGTGAGCCAGGAGGTGGGGCGGCTGACCCGCCTGATCCAGAACATGCTGGATATCTCCAAGCTGGAGGCGGGCGAGTATCAGGTGCACGCCCAGAGCTATGACGTGTGGGAGAGCATGACCGGCGTGGTGTTCAGCGCCGAGCAGCGCATCGAGGCCCGCCGCATCGATATCCAGGGCCTGGCCCCGCAGAAGACCATGGTCTACGCCGACCCGGATCTGGTGTACCAGGTGGTGTATAATCTTTTGGACAACGCCATCAAATTTACCCCCGAGGGGGGCTTCATCAAGTTTGGCGTGCAGAAGAGCGGGGGCTTTGTGACCATATCGGTGCGCAACTCCGGGCAGGGCATCTCGGCGGACGCGCTGCCCTATGTGTTCGAGCGGTTTTACAAGGAAGACAAGAGCCGCGGGCTGAATACCCGCGGCAGCGGCCTGGGGCTGCACATCAGCAAGGTGCTGGTGGCGCTTTCGGGCGGCGAGATCTGGGCGGAAAGCGAGGAGGGGCAGTGGTGCCAGTTCAGCTTTACGCTGCCCTGCGATGCGCCCGCCTCGGGCGAGCGCCGCAAAAAGGCGGCCGGCCGGTAG
- a CDS encoding AraC family transcriptional regulator: MDWLDRMNRALEYIEANLSGQIELEQAARIACCSPFHFQRMFSYIADLPLAEYIRRRRMSRAAADLQAGERVLDVALKYGYNSPTAFNRAFQAVHGLPPSRAGSGGAVVKAYPPISFQITIKGEVEMEYRIEKKPAIRIVGSKTSFTGGQAQGFAQIPGQWTQAAQAGLIPRLCALMDGEPKGILGVCSIADGQAFDYYIAVASAQPAPEDLFSFEIPAATWAIFDCVGPLPGAMQALQKRIFSEWLPTSGYEYASAPDIELYFEGDRSAAGYRSQVWLPVFKAKG; the protein is encoded by the coding sequence ATGGACTGGCTGGACCGCATGAACCGCGCCCTGGAATACATCGAGGCGAACCTGAGCGGGCAGATCGAGCTGGAACAGGCCGCGCGCATTGCCTGCTGCTCGCCTTTTCATTTTCAGCGCATGTTCTCCTATATTGCAGACCTGCCGCTGGCAGAGTACATCCGCCGCCGGCGCATGAGCCGTGCAGCGGCCGATCTGCAGGCGGGCGAACGCGTGCTGGATGTGGCGCTGAAATACGGCTACAATTCCCCCACCGCCTTTAACCGGGCGTTCCAGGCTGTGCACGGCCTGCCGCCCTCCCGGGCGGGCAGCGGGGGCGCCGTGGTAAAAGCCTACCCTCCCATCAGCTTCCAAATCACCATCAAAGGAGAGGTAGAAATGGAATACCGCATTGAAAAAAAGCCCGCCATCCGCATTGTGGGCAGCAAAACAAGCTTTACAGGGGGCCAGGCCCAGGGCTTTGCCCAGATTCCCGGCCAGTGGACCCAGGCGGCACAGGCCGGCCTGATCCCCCGCCTGTGCGCATTGATGGACGGCGAGCCCAAAGGCATTTTAGGGGTGTGCAGCATCGCGGACGGCCAGGCGTTTGACTATTACATTGCCGTCGCCTCTGCCCAGCCCGCGCCCGAAGACCTCTTTTCCTTCGAGATCCCCGCCGCCACCTGGGCGATCTTCGATTGTGTGGGCCCGCTGCCGGGCGCGATGCAGGCGCTGCAAAAGCGTATTTTTTCCGAGTGGCTGCCCACCTCCGGCTATGAATACGCAAGCGCCCCGGACATTGAGCTGTATTTTGAGGGCGATCGAAGCGCGGCCGGCTACCGCAGCCAGGTCTGGCTGCCCGTGTTCAAGGCAAAGGGTTGA